A region of Thermobifida halotolerans DNA encodes the following proteins:
- a CDS encoding DUF4180 domain-containing protein — protein sequence MADVLQRLDGVSVLVCAADGERVRGEREATDLIGNAFHLGAAWVAVPVERLADDFFRLRTRVAGEITQKFANYRLGLAVLGDISHRTAQSTALRDFVRESNRGGQLWFLSDVEELRARLATAGR from the coding sequence ATGGCCGACGTCCTCCAACGTCTCGACGGCGTCTCCGTCCTGGTGTGCGCCGCCGACGGCGAGCGGGTGCGGGGGGAACGCGAGGCCACCGACCTGATCGGAAACGCGTTCCACCTCGGCGCCGCCTGGGTCGCCGTCCCCGTGGAGCGGTTGGCCGACGACTTCTTCCGGTTGCGCACCCGCGTCGCCGGGGAGATCACGCAGAAGTTCGCCAACTACCGACTGGGCCTGGCCGTCCTCGGCGACATCTCCCACCGCACCGCGCAGAGCACCGCGCTGCGCGACTTCGTCCGCGAGAGCAACCGGGGCGGGCAGTTGTGGTTCCTCTCCGACGTCGAGGAGCTGCGCGCCCGCCTGGCCACGGCGGGACGCTGA
- a CDS encoding DinB family protein, translating into MPVSRVDLLLHRLGTAWALLEHHLDGLDDPVCLWEPAPHCWTVRPDERGRWAADWQVPAPDPVPTATIGWLTWHIGFWWTTPGHCLGSGAPEREEITWPGSAEAAVEWLHGLKDGWRAHLVTLTDADLDSTDRTATLPGGREQTLAEVAGRVNIELTKNVAEIGPVRNLYGARG; encoded by the coding sequence ATGCCGGTATCCCGTGTCGACCTGCTGCTCCACCGACTCGGCACCGCCTGGGCGCTGCTGGAGCACCACCTGGACGGCCTCGACGACCCGGTGTGCCTGTGGGAGCCCGCGCCGCACTGCTGGACGGTCCGCCCGGACGAGCGGGGCCGGTGGGCGGCCGACTGGCAGGTGCCCGCACCCGACCCCGTGCCGACCGCCACGATCGGCTGGCTGACCTGGCACATCGGCTTCTGGTGGACCACCCCGGGCCACTGCCTCGGCTCGGGCGCTCCCGAACGCGAGGAGATCACCTGGCCGGGCAGCGCCGAGGCCGCCGTCGAGTGGCTGCACGGGCTGAAGGACGGGTGGCGTGCCCACCTGGTCACGCTCACCGACGCCGACCTGGACTCCACCGATCGGACCGCGACCCTGCCTGGGGGGCGGGAGCAGACCCTGGCCGAGGTCGCGGGCCGGGTGAACATCGAGTTGACCAAGAACGTCGCCGAGATCGGCCCGGTGCGCAACCTGTACGGAGCCCGGGGATGA